A part of Pseudoliparis swirei isolate HS2019 ecotype Mariana Trench chromosome 8, NWPU_hadal_v1, whole genome shotgun sequence genomic DNA contains:
- the LOC130198550 gene encoding regulator of nonsense transcripts 1-like isoform X1, whose amino-acid sequence MSVEAYGPSSQTLTFLDTEDAELLGADTQGSEYDFTDFTLPSQTRTQGQNQSQLNSQVNGPDRLQNGDASLLKASQLLAELNFEEDEEDTKDLPLHACSYCGIHDPACVVYCNTSKKWFCNGRGNTSGSHIVNHLVRAKSKEVTLHKDGPLGETVLECYNCGCRNVFLLGFIPAKADSVVVLLCRQPCASQSSLKDINWDSSQWQPLIQDRCFLSWLLKIPSEQEQLRARQITAQQINKLEELWKENPTATLEDLEKPGVDEEPNHVLLRYEDAYQYQNIFGPLVKLEADYDKKLKESQTQDNITVRWDLGLNKKRIAYFTLPKTDSDMRLMQGDEICLRYKGDLAPPWKGIGHVNKVPDNYGDEIAIELRSSAGTPVEIPHNFQVDFVWKSTSFDRMQSALKTFAVDETSVSGYIYHKLLGHEVEDVVIKCQLPKRFTAHGLPDLNHSQVYAVKTVLQRPLSLIQGPPGTGKTVTSATIVYHLARQGNGPVLVCAPSNIAVDQLTEKIHQTGLKVVRLCAKSREAIDSPVSFLALHNQTHNMDSMPELQKLQQLKDETGELSSSDEKRYRALRRTAERELLMNADVICCTCVGAGDPRLAKMQFRSILIDESTQATEPECMVPVVLGAKQLILVGDHCQLGPVVMCKKAAKAGLSQSLFERLVVLGIRPIRLQVQYRMHPALSAFPSNIFYEGSLQNGVTAADRLKKGFDFQWPQPDKPMFFYVTQGQEEIASSGTSYLNRTEAANVEKITTRLLKAGAKPNQIGIITPYEGQRSYLVQYMQFSGSLHTKLYQEVEIASVDAFQGREKDFIILSCVRANEHQGIGFLNDPRRLNVALTRARYGVIIVGNPKALSKQPLWNHLLNYYKEQKVLVEGPLNNLRESLMQFSKPCKLVNTINPGGRFMSTAMYDAREALIPGSVYDRSSNGHSSNMYFQTHDQIGMIGTGPGPLTSLNIPIPFNLVMPPIPPPGYMGQVNGPSAGRGGGMKGKAGSGGGGGTRGGRQRNRGNMGNHSGGNGGADRRGGHVSGSQASQDLGSQPFSQGPLTQGYINMSQPSQLSQPGLSQPELSQDSYLGDEFKSQIDVALSQDSTYQGERAYQNGVTGLSQY is encoded by the exons ATGAGCGTGGAGGCGTACGGGCCGAGCTCGCAGACCCTCACGTTTCTCGACACCGAGGACGCCGAGCTGCTGGGAGCGGACACCCAGGGCTCCGAGTACGACTTCACCGACTTCACCCTGCCGAGCCAGACCCGGACCCAAGGCCAGAACCAGAGTCAGCTAAACAGCCAG GTGAACGGCCCTGACAGACTCCAGAATGGGGACGCCTCTCTCCTGAAAGCCAGTCAGCTGCTCGCGGAGTTGAActttgaggaggatgaggaggacaccAAGGACCTGCCTCTACATGCCTGCAG CTACTGTGGCATTCATGATCCAGCCTGCGTGGTCTACTGCAACACCAGCAAGAAATGGTTTTGTAATGGCCGTGGCAACACATCCGGCAG CCACATTGTAAACCACCTGGTGAGAGCAAAGTCCAAGGAGGTGACCTTGCACAAAGATGGCCCTCTGGGGGAAACAGTGCTGGAGTGCTACAACTGTGGCTGTCGCAATGTCTTCCTTCTGGGCTTCATCCCTGCCAAAGCCGACTCGGTAGTGGTGCTACTGTGCAG GCAGCCATGTGCCAGCCAGAGCAGCCTGAAGGACATCAACTGGGACAGCTCACAGTGGCAGCCTCTCATCCAGGACCGCTGCTTCCTGTCCTGGCTGCTGAAAATCCCTTCAGAGCAGGAGCAGCTCAGGGCTCGTCAGATCACCGCCCAGCAGATCAACAAGCTGGAAGAACTCTGGAAG GAAAATCCTACTGCGACTTTGGAGGACCTGGAGAAGCCTGGTGTGGATGAGGAGCCCAACCATGTGCTGCTCCGCTACGAGGACGCCTACCAGTACCAGAACATCTTTGGTCCTCTGGTGAAGTTGGAGGCTGACTACGATAAAAAACTCAAAGAGTCTCAG ACTCAAGACAACATCACTGTCAGATGGGACTTGGGCctgaataaaaaaaggattGCTTATTTCACTCTTCCTAAGACGGACTCGG ACATGCGACTGATGCAGGGAGATGAAATTTGCCTGAGGTACAAAGGAGACCTTGCCCCTCCATGGAAAGGCATTGGACATGTCAACAAAGTCCCTGATA ACTATGGAGATGAGATTGCCATAGAGCTAAGGAGCAGTGCCGGGACTCCAGTGGAGATCCCACACAACTTTCAGGTTGACTTTGTGTGGAAGTCCACTTCCTTTGACAG GATGCAGAGCGCCCTGAAGACGTTTGCGGTGGATGAAACTTCAGTGTCTGGCTACATCTACCACAAGCTGCTGGGACATGAGGTCGAGGACGTGGTTATAAAGTGTCAGCTGCCCAAACGCTTCACCGCTCACGGCCTGCCCGACCTTAACCACTCACAG GTGTACGCTGTGAAGACAGTGCTGCAGCGTCCTCTCAGTCTGATCCAGGGGCCTCCTGGCACAGGGAAGACGGTAACCTCGGCGACCATCGTCTACCACCTGGCCAGACAGGGCAACGG GCCAGTGCTGGTGTGTGCTCCCAGTAATATTGCAGTCGACCAGCTGACAGAGAAGATCCATCAGACAGGCCTCAAGGTTGTGAGGCTGTGTGCCAAGAGCAGGGAGGCTATCGACTCGCCGGTGTCCTTCCTGGCGTTGCACAACCAGACCCATAACATGGACAG TATGCCAGAACTTCAGAAGCTCCAACAGCTGAAGGACGAGACTGGAGAACTGTCCTCCTCAGACGAGAAGCGCTACAGAGCTCTGAGACGCACTGCTGAGAGGGAGCTGCTGATG AATGCCGATGTGATCTGCTGTACCTGTGTCGGGGCTGGGGATCCTCGTCTGGCCAAGATGCAGTTCCGATCCATCCTGATTGATGAGAGCACCCAGGCCACTGAACCCGAGTGCATGGTGCCCGTCGTCCTGGGGGCTAAACAG TTGATTCTGGTGGGTGATCACTGCCAGCTGGGCCCTGTGGTGATGTGTAAGAAGGCAGCCAAAGCAGGGCTGTCCCAGTCACTGTTTGAGCGTCTAGTAGTTTTGGGGATCCGGCCAATCCGTCTGCAGGTCCAGTACCGCATGCACCCGGCCCTCAGCGCCTTCCCCTCCAACATTTTCTATGAGGGCTCTCTGCAGAATGGAGTCACCGCCG CGGACCGTCTGAAGAAAGGATTTGACTTCCAGTGGCCGCAGCCGGACAAGCCCATGTTCTTTTATGTCACCCAAGGCCAAGAGGAAATAGCCAGCTCTGGAACATCCTATCTCAACAG GACTGAGGCAGCCAATGTGGAGAAAATAACCACAAGGTTGCTGAAAGCTGGAGCCAAACCCAATCAGATTGGCATTATTACGCCCTACGAGGGCCAGAGGTCCTACCTGGTCCAGTACATGCAGTTCAGTGGCTCCCTCCACACCAAACTCTACCAG GAGGTGGAAATAGCCAGCGTGGATGCCTTTCAAGGCCGAGAGAAGGACTTCATCATCCTGTCCTGTGTGAGGGCCAATGAGCACCAGGGCATCGGCTTCCTCAATGATCCCAGACGTCTCAACGTGGCACTCACCAGGGCCAG GTATGGTGTGATTATTGTGGGAAACCCCAAGGCCCTGTCCAAGCAGCCTCTGTGGAACCACCTGTTGAACTACTACAAGGAGCAGAAGGTCCTGGTTGAAGGGCCCCTTAACAATCTGAGGGAGAGCCTCATGCAATTCAGCAAGCCCTGCAAGCTTGTCAACACCATTAACCCT GGGGGTCGATTTATGAGCACAGCCATGTATGATGCGAGGGAAGCCCTCATTCCTGGATCTGTTTATGACCGCAGCAGTAACG GACATTCGTCCAATATGTATTTCCAGACCCACGACCAGATTGGTATGATCGGCACAGGTCCCGGTCCTCTGACTTCCCTGAACATCCCCATCCCCTTCAACCTTGTGATGCCCCCCATACCTCCACCTGGGTACATGGGGCAGGTCAACGGACCCTCTGCAG GTCGTGGTGGAGGAATGAAAGGCAAGGCaggcagtggaggaggaggcgggactcGAGGTGGGCGTCAAAGAAACCGAGGCAACATGGGAAACCACAGTGGAGGAAATGGAGGAGCAGACCGGCGTGGAGGCCACGTGAGTGGCAGCCAGGCCAGCCAGGATTTGGGCTCCCAGCCCTTCTCCCAGGGGCCTCTGACGCAGGGCTACATCAACATGAGCCAGCCTTCTCAGCTGAGCCAGCCTGGACTCTCCCAGCCTGAACTCTCACAG GACAGTTACCTAGGAGACGAGTTCAAGTCCCAGATTGATGTGGCTTTGTCCCAGGACTCCACCTACCAGGGGGAGCGGGCCTACCAAAACGGTGTGACCGGGCTGTCCCAGTACTAA
- the LOC130198550 gene encoding regulator of nonsense transcripts 1-like isoform X2, with the protein MSVEAYGPSSQTLTFLDTEDAELLGADTQGSEYDFTDFTLPSQTRTQGQNQSQLNSQVRAVVCGGRGATDASPPVNGPDRLQNGDASLLKASQLLAELNFEEDEEDTKDLPLHACSYCGIHDPACVVYCNTSKKWFCNGRGNTSGSHIVNHLVRAKSKEVTLHKDGPLGETVLECYNCGCRNVFLLGFIPAKADSVVVLLCRQPCASQSSLKDINWDSSQWQPLIQDRCFLSWLLKIPSEQEQLRARQITAQQINKLEELWKENPTATLEDLEKPGVDEEPNHVLLRYEDAYQYQNIFGPLVKLEADYDKKLKESQTQDNITVRWDLGLNKKRIAYFTLPKTDSDMRLMQGDEICLRYKGDLAPPWKGIGHVNKVPDNYGDEIAIELRSSAGTPVEIPHNFQVDFVWKSTSFDRMQSALKTFAVDETSVSGYIYHKLLGHEVEDVVIKCQLPKRFTAHGLPDLNHSQVYAVKTVLQRPLSLIQGPPGTGKTVTSATIVYHLARQGNGPVLVCAPSNIAVDQLTEKIHQTGLKVVRLCAKSREAIDSPVSFLALHNQTHNMDSMPELQKLQQLKDETGELSSSDEKRYRALRRTAERELLMNADVICCTCVGAGDPRLAKMQFRSILIDESTQATEPECMVPVVLGAKQLILVGDHCQLGPVVMCKKAAKAGLSQSLFERLVVLGIRPIRLQVQYRMHPALSAFPSNIFYEGSLQNGVTAADRLKKGFDFQWPQPDKPMFFYVTQGQEEIASSGTSYLNRTEAANVEKITTRLLKAGAKPNQIGIITPYEGQRSYLVQYMQFSGSLHTKLYQEVEIASVDAFQGREKDFIILSCVRANEHQGIGFLNDPRRLNVALTRARYGVIIVGNPKALSKQPLWNHLLNYYKEQKVLVEGPLNNLRESLMQFSKPCKLVNTINPGGRFMSTAMYDAREALIPGSVYDRSSNGHSSNMYFQTHDQIGMIGTGPGPLTSLNIPIPFNLVMPPIPPPGYMGQVNGPSAGRGGGMKGKAGSGGGGGTRGGRQRNRGNMGNHSGGNGGADRRGGHVSGSQASQDLGSQPFSQGPLTQGYINMSQPSQLSQPGLSQPELSQDSYLGDEFKSQIDVALSQDSTYQGERAYQNGVTGLSQY; encoded by the exons ATGAGCGTGGAGGCGTACGGGCCGAGCTCGCAGACCCTCACGTTTCTCGACACCGAGGACGCCGAGCTGCTGGGAGCGGACACCCAGGGCTCCGAGTACGACTTCACCGACTTCACCCTGCCGAGCCAGACCCGGACCCAAGGCCAGAACCAGAGTCAGCTAAACAGCCAGGTGCGGGCGGTTGTGTGCGGCGGCCGCGGCGCCACAGACGCGTCTCCTCCG GTGAACGGCCCTGACAGACTCCAGAATGGGGACGCCTCTCTCCTGAAAGCCAGTCAGCTGCTCGCGGAGTTGAActttgaggaggatgaggaggacaccAAGGACCTGCCTCTACATGCCTGCAG CTACTGTGGCATTCATGATCCAGCCTGCGTGGTCTACTGCAACACCAGCAAGAAATGGTTTTGTAATGGCCGTGGCAACACATCCGGCAG CCACATTGTAAACCACCTGGTGAGAGCAAAGTCCAAGGAGGTGACCTTGCACAAAGATGGCCCTCTGGGGGAAACAGTGCTGGAGTGCTACAACTGTGGCTGTCGCAATGTCTTCCTTCTGGGCTTCATCCCTGCCAAAGCCGACTCGGTAGTGGTGCTACTGTGCAG GCAGCCATGTGCCAGCCAGAGCAGCCTGAAGGACATCAACTGGGACAGCTCACAGTGGCAGCCTCTCATCCAGGACCGCTGCTTCCTGTCCTGGCTGCTGAAAATCCCTTCAGAGCAGGAGCAGCTCAGGGCTCGTCAGATCACCGCCCAGCAGATCAACAAGCTGGAAGAACTCTGGAAG GAAAATCCTACTGCGACTTTGGAGGACCTGGAGAAGCCTGGTGTGGATGAGGAGCCCAACCATGTGCTGCTCCGCTACGAGGACGCCTACCAGTACCAGAACATCTTTGGTCCTCTGGTGAAGTTGGAGGCTGACTACGATAAAAAACTCAAAGAGTCTCAG ACTCAAGACAACATCACTGTCAGATGGGACTTGGGCctgaataaaaaaaggattGCTTATTTCACTCTTCCTAAGACGGACTCGG ACATGCGACTGATGCAGGGAGATGAAATTTGCCTGAGGTACAAAGGAGACCTTGCCCCTCCATGGAAAGGCATTGGACATGTCAACAAAGTCCCTGATA ACTATGGAGATGAGATTGCCATAGAGCTAAGGAGCAGTGCCGGGACTCCAGTGGAGATCCCACACAACTTTCAGGTTGACTTTGTGTGGAAGTCCACTTCCTTTGACAG GATGCAGAGCGCCCTGAAGACGTTTGCGGTGGATGAAACTTCAGTGTCTGGCTACATCTACCACAAGCTGCTGGGACATGAGGTCGAGGACGTGGTTATAAAGTGTCAGCTGCCCAAACGCTTCACCGCTCACGGCCTGCCCGACCTTAACCACTCACAG GTGTACGCTGTGAAGACAGTGCTGCAGCGTCCTCTCAGTCTGATCCAGGGGCCTCCTGGCACAGGGAAGACGGTAACCTCGGCGACCATCGTCTACCACCTGGCCAGACAGGGCAACGG GCCAGTGCTGGTGTGTGCTCCCAGTAATATTGCAGTCGACCAGCTGACAGAGAAGATCCATCAGACAGGCCTCAAGGTTGTGAGGCTGTGTGCCAAGAGCAGGGAGGCTATCGACTCGCCGGTGTCCTTCCTGGCGTTGCACAACCAGACCCATAACATGGACAG TATGCCAGAACTTCAGAAGCTCCAACAGCTGAAGGACGAGACTGGAGAACTGTCCTCCTCAGACGAGAAGCGCTACAGAGCTCTGAGACGCACTGCTGAGAGGGAGCTGCTGATG AATGCCGATGTGATCTGCTGTACCTGTGTCGGGGCTGGGGATCCTCGTCTGGCCAAGATGCAGTTCCGATCCATCCTGATTGATGAGAGCACCCAGGCCACTGAACCCGAGTGCATGGTGCCCGTCGTCCTGGGGGCTAAACAG TTGATTCTGGTGGGTGATCACTGCCAGCTGGGCCCTGTGGTGATGTGTAAGAAGGCAGCCAAAGCAGGGCTGTCCCAGTCACTGTTTGAGCGTCTAGTAGTTTTGGGGATCCGGCCAATCCGTCTGCAGGTCCAGTACCGCATGCACCCGGCCCTCAGCGCCTTCCCCTCCAACATTTTCTATGAGGGCTCTCTGCAGAATGGAGTCACCGCCG CGGACCGTCTGAAGAAAGGATTTGACTTCCAGTGGCCGCAGCCGGACAAGCCCATGTTCTTTTATGTCACCCAAGGCCAAGAGGAAATAGCCAGCTCTGGAACATCCTATCTCAACAG GACTGAGGCAGCCAATGTGGAGAAAATAACCACAAGGTTGCTGAAAGCTGGAGCCAAACCCAATCAGATTGGCATTATTACGCCCTACGAGGGCCAGAGGTCCTACCTGGTCCAGTACATGCAGTTCAGTGGCTCCCTCCACACCAAACTCTACCAG GAGGTGGAAATAGCCAGCGTGGATGCCTTTCAAGGCCGAGAGAAGGACTTCATCATCCTGTCCTGTGTGAGGGCCAATGAGCACCAGGGCATCGGCTTCCTCAATGATCCCAGACGTCTCAACGTGGCACTCACCAGGGCCAG GTATGGTGTGATTATTGTGGGAAACCCCAAGGCCCTGTCCAAGCAGCCTCTGTGGAACCACCTGTTGAACTACTACAAGGAGCAGAAGGTCCTGGTTGAAGGGCCCCTTAACAATCTGAGGGAGAGCCTCATGCAATTCAGCAAGCCCTGCAAGCTTGTCAACACCATTAACCCT GGGGGTCGATTTATGAGCACAGCCATGTATGATGCGAGGGAAGCCCTCATTCCTGGATCTGTTTATGACCGCAGCAGTAACG GACATTCGTCCAATATGTATTTCCAGACCCACGACCAGATTGGTATGATCGGCACAGGTCCCGGTCCTCTGACTTCCCTGAACATCCCCATCCCCTTCAACCTTGTGATGCCCCCCATACCTCCACCTGGGTACATGGGGCAGGTCAACGGACCCTCTGCAG GTCGTGGTGGAGGAATGAAAGGCAAGGCaggcagtggaggaggaggcgggactcGAGGTGGGCGTCAAAGAAACCGAGGCAACATGGGAAACCACAGTGGAGGAAATGGAGGAGCAGACCGGCGTGGAGGCCACGTGAGTGGCAGCCAGGCCAGCCAGGATTTGGGCTCCCAGCCCTTCTCCCAGGGGCCTCTGACGCAGGGCTACATCAACATGAGCCAGCCTTCTCAGCTGAGCCAGCCTGGACTCTCCCAGCCTGAACTCTCACAG GACAGTTACCTAGGAGACGAGTTCAAGTCCCAGATTGATGTGGCTTTGTCCCAGGACTCCACCTACCAGGGGGAGCGGGCCTACCAAAACGGTGTGACCGGGCTGTCCCAGTACTAA